A stretch of Telopea speciosissima isolate NSW1024214 ecotype Mountain lineage chromosome 11, Tspe_v1, whole genome shotgun sequence DNA encodes these proteins:
- the LOC122646408 gene encoding cellulose synthase-like protein D5 codes for MVQKVSSPSSPVTITVSSSGGKGGGFRGVGLTSPVPRFSLSNNQNSPLSSRGNRASSSERRASTGGNGKYCSISKDDAKQVSSEFVNYTVHIPTTPEHQPMSSSLSSLPDEDAKDPGKPNRSYISGTIFTGGFNSVTRGHVTECSSDLPEMVKSMAMICGMNGCDGEALQGDGRVPCDCGYKICRDCYLDCIGNGDNCPGCKEPYMDVPDDYDEARSETYDQARPLPSMMDGRLSLVKSFKAHNHPSEFDHNCWLYETKGTYGYGNAVWPKDGYGGGSGVNGFEHPPNFGERSRRPLTRKVSVSTAILSPYRLLMAIRLVALGFFLTWRIRHPNHEAMWLWGMSVTCELWFALSWLLDQLPKLCPVNRVTDLSVLKDRFESPSLRNPKGRSDLPGIDVFVSTADPEKEPPLVTANTILSILAVDYPVEKLACYLSDDGGSLLTFEALAETASFARIWVPFCRKHGIEPRNPEAYFGQKRDFLKNKIRVDFVRERRWMKREYDEFKVRINSLPDSIRKRSEAYNSNEELKAKRKQMEMGGNPSEPLKVPKATWMSDGVHWPGTWSSAGNDHSRGDHAGIIQAMLAPPNSEPVMGAEADEENPCDTTEVDIRLPMLVYVSREKRPGYDHNKKAGAMNALVRTSAIMSNGPFILNLDCDHYIYNSLALREGMCFMLDRGGDRICFVQFPQRFEGIDPNDRYANHNTVFFDVSMRALDGLQGPMYVGTGCIFRRIALYGVSPPRATEHHGWFGRRKMKLSLRRPGKVAKKKTDEMVLPINGEHNDEDDDGDIESLLLPMRFGNSTTLVASIPVAEYQGRLLQDLQGKGSQCRPAGSLAVPREPLDTASVAEAISVISCFYEDKTEWGSRVGWIYGSVTEDVVTGYRMHNRGWRSVYCVTKRDAFRGTAPINLTDRLHQVLRWATGSVEIFFSRNNALFASRRMKFLQKVAYFNVGIYPFTSFFLLVYCFLPAMSLFTGQFIVESLNVTFLTYLLVITVTLCLLAILEIRWSGITLHDWWRNEQFWLIGGTSAHPAAVLQGLLKLIAGVDTSFTLTSKSSTPDDGDDEFAELYIVKWSFLMVLPITIMMVNIVAIAVGVARTMYSPFPQWSKLLGGVFFSFWVLCHLYPFAKGLMGKRGKVPTIVFVWSGLLSLIISLLWVYISPPSGRQV; via the exons ATGGTTCAGAAGgtttcttccccttcctctcctGTGACCATTACAGTTTCTTCTTCAGGAGGTAAGGGAGGAGGTTTTAGAGGCGTGGGCTTGACAAGCCCAGTCCCACGTTTTTCACTCTCAAACAATCAGAATTCCCCTCTCAGTAGCAGAGGAAACAGAGCTTCAAGTAGCGAAAGGCGAGCTTCAACTGGTGGAAATGGAAAATATTGCTCCATCTCTAAAGACGATGCCAAACAAGTGAGCTCAGAGTTTGTGAACTATACTGTTCACATCCCAACAACCCCAGAACACCAGCCCATGAGCTCATCTCTAAGTTCCCTCCCTGATGAAGATGCTAAAGACCCAGGAAAACCCAATAGGAGTTACATCTCAGGTACCATCTTCACTGGCGGTTTCAACTCGGTGACTCGTGGGCATGTTACAGAGTGCTCATCTGACCTTCCTGAAATGGTGAAATCCATGGCAATGATATGCGGCATGAATGGTTGTGACGGTGAAGCGTTGCAAGGTGATGGGAGAGTTCCATGCGATTGTGGTTACAAAATTTGCAGGGACTGTTATCTGGATTGCATTGGAAATGGAGACAATTGCCCCGGATGTAAGGAGCCGTACATGGATGTGCCTGACGATTATGATGAAGCCAGATCTGAAACATACGATCAGGCTCGTCCACTACCCTCAATGATGGATGGGAGGCTTTCGCTTGTGAAATCATTCAAAGCCCACAATCATCCTTCGGAATTTGATCATAACTGCTGGCTTTATGAAACAAAGGGGACATATGGGTATGGAAATGCAGTCTGGCCCAAAGATGGATATGGTGGAGGATCTGGGGTTAATGGGTTCGAACATCCACCTAATTTTGGAGAAAGAAGCAGGAGGCCTCTGACCCGGAAGGTGTCGGTTTCTACTGCAATTCTCAGTCCATACAG GTTGCTTATGGCGATTCGTCTTGTTGCACTTGGTTTCTTTCTTACTTGGAGAATTAGACATCCCAACCATGAGGCAATGTGGTTATGGGGGATGTCAGTTACTTGTGAACTCTGGTTTGCCTTGTCATGGCTTCTAGACCAGCTCCCCAAGCTCTGCCCTGTGAACAGAGTTACTGATCTCTCTGTTTTGAAAGACCGTTTTGAATCCCCGAGCCTTCGGAATCCCAAAGGAAGATCTGATCTTCCAGGGATTGATGTTTTTGTATCCACAGCAGATCCAGAAAAAGAACCTCCTCTTGTAACTGCAAACACCATTCTCTCAATCCTTGCTGTTGATTATCCCGTGGAAAAGCTTGCTTGTTATCTATCAGATGATGGAGGATCACTCCTGACATTTGAAGCTCTTGCAGAGACTGCGAGCTTTGCAAGGATATGGGTTCCTTTCTGCAGGAAACATGGAATAGAACCAAGAAATCCTGAGGCATACTTTGGGCAGAAACGTGACTTCCTCAAGAACAAAATCCGGGTAGATTTTGTCAGGGAAAGAAGAtggatgaagagagaatatGATGAGTTCAAGGTGAGGATAAACTCCCTACCTGACTCAATAAGGAAGAGGTCTGAAGCATATAATTCCAATGAAGAGCTAAAAGCAAAGAGAAAACAGATGGAAATGGGGGGCAATCCCTCTGAACCGCTCAAGGTCCCAAAGGCTACATGGATGTCTGATGGGGTTCATTGGCCGGGGACATGGTCATCTGCAGGGAATGACCATTCAAGAGGGGATCATGCGGGTATAATTCAG GCAATGCTAGCTCCACCAAATTCGGAACCAGTAATGGGTGCCGAAGCAGATGAGGAGAATCCATGTGATACCACTGAAGTGGATATCAGATTGCCGATGCTGGTATATGTGTCTCGAGAGAAAAGACCAGGCTATGATCACAACAAGAAAGCAGGGGCCATGAATGCTCTGGTTCGAACGAGTGCAATCATGTCAAATGGCCCATTTATACTCAACCTTGACTGTGACCACTACATATACAATTCCTTAGCCCTCAGGGAAGGGATGTGCTTCATGCTTGACAGGGGTGGCGACAGAATTTGCTTTGTCCAATTCCCACAGAGGTTTGAAGGTATTGATCCAAATGACCGTTATGCAAACCACAATACTGTGTTCTTCGACGTGAGCATGAGGGCACTGGATGGGTTGCAGGGTCCAATGTATGTGGGGACTGGTTGCATTTTCCGTAGAATTGCTCTTTATGGCGTTAGTCCTCCAAGGGCAACAGAACATCATGGGTGGTTCGGAAGAAGGAAAATGAAGCTATCCCTTAGAAGACCAGGCAAAGTggcaaagaagaaaacagatGAGATGGttttgccaatcaatggtgaacACAATGACGAAGATGATGATGGAGATATTGAATCTCTGCTTCTTCCAATGAGGTTTGGAAACTCTACAACTCTTGTAGCTTCAATCCCTGTAGCAGAATATCAAGGAAGGTTGCTTCAAGATTTGCAAGGAAAAGGTAGTCAATGCAGGCCTGCTGGTTCTCTTGCAGTACCTCGAGAGCCCTTAGACACTGCGTCAGTGGCAGAGGCAATTAGTGTGATATCCTGCTTCTACGAGGACAAAACAGAGTGGGGAAGTAGGGTGGGTTGGATTTATGGTTCTGTAACAGAAGATGTTGTTACAGGTTACCGTATGCACAACAGGGGATGGAGATCAGTGTACTGCGTCACCAAGCGTGATGCATTCAGAGGGACGGCACCTATCAATCTGACTGACAGGCTCCACCAAGTACTCCGATGGGCTACTGGCTCTGTTGAGATCTTCTTCTCCCGAAACAATGCTCTCTTTGCTTCCCGACGGATGAAATTCTTGCAGAAGGTGGCCTACTTCAACGTTGGGATATACCCCTTCACGTCATTCTTCCTTCTTGTATACTGCTTTCTGCCAGCAATGTCCCTCTTCACAGGGCAGTTCATAGTAGAGTCCCTCAATGTGACCTTTCTTACATATTTGTTGGTGATCACAGTCACCTTATGCTTGCTTGCCATCCTTGAGATAAGGTGGTCTGGGATCACTCTTCATGACTGGTGGCGGAACGAACAATTTTGGTTGATTGGTGGAACCAGCGCTCACCCAGCTGCAGTGTTACAAGGCCTACTAAAGTTAATTGCAGGAGTTGATACATCATTCACATTGACATCCAAATCTTCGACACCtgatgatggagatgatgagTTTGCAGAGCTATATATAGTGAAGTGGAGCTTCCTGATGGTCTTACCAATCACAATTATGATGGTGAACATAGTAGCTATTGCAGTCGGGGTGGCAAGGACCATGTACAGCCCATTTCCACAGTGGAGCAAGCTCCTAGGTGGGGTATTCTTCAGCTTTTGGGTCCTGTGCCATCTCTATCCATTTGCCAAGGGCTTGatggggaaaagagggaaagTCCCCACAATAGTATTTGTATGGTCTGGATTGCTATCACTCATTATTTCTTTGCTTTGGGTGTACATAAGCCCTCCTTCTGGGAGGCAAGTATGA